The DNA region ATTACTGGCTGGTGTCGATGCGCGGCGGCGAGAAGGTCGTCGAGGCCCTCTGCGATATGTTTCCGGACGCCGATATCTTCACGCTTGTTTACGATGAAAGCCGTGTCTCCGAAAAAATAAGGGGACATGTCGTCAAGACGTCGTTTCTGCAGCGCCTGCCGGGTGCCATCAGGCATTACCAGTCGCTGCTTCCGCTGATGCCCTTCGCGCTCGAAAGTCTGGATCTCAGCGGATACGACCTCATCATCTCAAGCGAATCCGGCCCCGCCAAGGGCATTATCGCTCCGCCACATTCGACGCATGTCTGCTACTGCCATTCGCCGATGCGTTATATCTGGGACCACTATCACGTCTACCGTTCGCATGCCGGACTCGCCTCCAGAATAATGCTTCCGGTGATCGCCCCGCTGCTGCGGTCCTGGGATGTCAGCACCAGCATGCGCGTGGACCGTTTCGTCGCGAATTCGCACCATGTGAGAGCGCGCATCGGCAAGTATTACGGACGCTCCGCCACGGTCGTCTATCCGCCGGTGGCAGTCGAGGACTATGCGCCGTCGGATGCCGTCGAGGACTTTTATCTTTGCGCCGGGCAGTTGGTCTCCTACAAACGGGTCGATCTCGCCGTCAGGGCCTTTACCAAGATGGAGCGCAACCTCGTCGTCATCGGCGAAGGCAAAGAGCTTGCCATGCTGAAGTCGATTGCGGGGCCGAGCGTGAAATTCCTGGGGCGAGTGCCCTTTTCGGTCCTCAAGGAAAAATTGGCCCGATGCCGAGCCTTGATTTTCCCCGGAGAGGAGGATTTCGGCCTTGTCCCGGTGGAAGCCATGGCAAGCGGCCGGCCGGTCATCGCTTTCGGCAGCGGAGGAGCGCTTGAAACGGTCGTTCCGGAACAGACCGGCCTCCTATTCTACGAGCAGAGTATTGAAGCCATCATCGACGCAGTGCGGTCTTTCGAAGAACACGCCGAGGAGTTCGATCCCGAAACCATTCGTACGTACGCAGCGCGGTTCAGCACCAGGAATTTCAAGTTCGGAATGGACTCGATCATCCAGGAGGAGCTTCGGGCGAGAAAAAGCAGCACACTTGCCGCGATCTCCCATGCGGAGACCCGGCGGTTTCCTCTCGACAGCGTCTTTCCCGTCCCACCGCCTGGAACGGATATCGTCCACTGACGGAGCATCAGCGCTGATAGGGTTCGCAGCGCTTGCGCATGCTTCAGATCGAAATCACACTTTAAGTTCGCGCCGTTCGCGCTCGGCGACCATGGCAAGATCGATCACCTTCTGTAGGTTGGCTGCGTGGCGGAAGTTGGGGTCGGGTTGCAGGCCACTCATCACCGCCTCGGCAAAACGCTGGTAATTGGTGAGCACTGGGGCGACCTCGATCTCCCTCCAGGTCGCACTCTCGACATCCCCGCCAAGGCAGCCGTGCAAATCCGAGCCGGAAGGACGATGGTTGACCTCGAGGCTTCCTCGCTCGCCGTAGATGCGAAGCTTCAATTCGTTGAGATGGCCCGTCGCCCAGCGGCTGGCATGCACCACGCCGAGCGCGCCGTTGGCGAAGTCCACCGACATCGTGAAGCTGTCGTTGGCGTCGAGCATATATTCGCCGATCTGACCGCCCGGCACCTTGTTGAAGGTCTTCAGCCGGGCAAAGACGTGATCGATATCGGTTGCCGCACCATAGGAGGCAAAATCGAGGATATGGATGCCGACATCGCCGAGCACGCCGGTCGAACCGTGACCGGTCGAGAGCCGCCAGAGCCATGTCGATTCCGTGCGCCAATCGCCCCAGGCGCGCGACACGAGCCAACTCTGTAGATAGGATGCTTCCACGTGCTTGATGGTGCCGAGCTCGCCGGCGAGCACCATCTCGCGGGCGCGCTGCAGTGGCGCCACATTGCGATAGGTGAGGTTCACCATGTTGACGACGCCGGCCGTTTCCGCTGCTTCCGTCATTTCCAAAGCCTTCGGATAGCTTTCCGCCAGCGGTTTTTCGCAGAACACGTGCTTGCCCGCGGCAATCAGCGCCATCGTCGTTGGATGGTGGACACGGTCCGGCGTGACGTTCGTCGCCGCATCGAACCCACCCCAGGCGATTGCCTCCTCAAGCGTCAGAAAGCGCTTTTCGATCGCGAATTTGTCGGCGAAGGCAGCAAGGCGGGTGGCATCGGTATCGACGGCACCGACCACCTCGAGACCGCTGATGCGGGTGAAGTGGTCGAGCTGGTTCTTCGCCATCACGCCCGTACCAAGAACGAGTAGTCGCATGAATGCTCCTCAGCGGCAGCCGGCTTCGTCGGCTTGATGCAATTTTGGGCCGCGCTCTTCGATCGGCTCAAGTGCCTTTTCTACCGTGACATTTGGTGCATCCACGATGCTCGTCAACGCGGCCGGCACATAGACCTTTTGACACCGTTCCTGCACGGCGAGGAAATTCGTTGAAAAAGGTACACAAAATCAATGGGAAATGGATTTCGAAAACAGGTTGACGACCACCACGCCAGCAATGATCAGCGCAAGCCCGATCATGGCTGGAACGTCAAGCCGCTGTTTGAAGCACACAAGCCCGACGGCAGAGATCAGCACGATCCCCAACGCGCTCCAGATCGCATAGGCGATGCCGACCGGGATCACCTTGAGAGTGAGCGACAGGACGTAGAAGGACGTCGTGTAACAGGCGACGAGAAGTACGCTCGGCCAGAAACGCGTGAGTTGCTGCGAAAGCTGCAGGGCGGTCGTGCCGATTACTTCCAATACGATCGCGGCGAGGAGCAGCGCGTAGACGGCAGCCGGGCTCATGGTTCAATCCTTCGAAAATCAGTGTTTCGTGAGTTCTGTGAGGCGCGCAATCAGCGCACTTCGTTCGGCAGCACCGATCTCGTGACTTTCCGTCGCGTCGGCAAGCCAGAGACCATCCGCGGCAAAGCGCACGATCTGCGCATCGATCGACGAGTCGGTGCCGACATATTCGTCCGCCCGCTCCCGCACCCATTCCCGCCAGCGCTTGCGCAGCCGCGGCTCGGCCAGCATCGCGATCGTCACCTGTGTCCAGTGGCGGGAGTCGTCCGTCCTTTCGCTGATGTCGGCGCACGCGAAAAGATAGGCGCGGGTGAAGCGTCCGTGCGGCACCGGATCGGCCCGCATCAGCTCATCGAGCTCTTGATCGAAACGCTCGAGCAGACTGTCGAACAGCGCGTCCAGCAGAGCGTTCTTGGTCGGAAAATGGTGCAGCAGGCCACCCTTGCTGATGCCGGATGCACCGGACACGGCATCGAGCGTTACCGACGCCATGCCCTGCTCACTCGCAAGGCGCGCGGCGACATCCAGTAGTTGCCGGCGCACGAGAACAGGCTGCTTCTTGCGATGATGAGCGGTTGACATGATTTATAAAAATACCGTCTGGACGGTTTTGTCAATCGAAATCTGCATCCCGCGCGCCCGCCTGTTCCTGCGCAAAATGCCGCGGCTCACCGCAACCGGTTGCGGATAGGGCAACGGCAGTGCATTAAGAATACGGACGTCAGGGGATGGATTTGTGACGGAAGAAGTTATCACGCTCTATCAAGCGATCGGCGGCGACCACACGGTGCGGACGCTGACGCATCGCTTCTACGAGCTGATGGACACGTTGCCGGATGCAAAGCATGTCCGCGCGGTTCATCCGCCGAGCCTCGAAGGCAGCGAAGAGAAATTCTACGAATATCTGACAGGCTACTTCGGCGGCCCGCCTCTCTATACCGACAAACGCGGCCATCCGCGGCTGCGCAGCCGCCATCTCGTCGCCACGATCGGCCCGGTCGAGCGCGACGAGTGGCTGTTCTGCTTCCGCCGCGCGCTCGACGAAACGATCGCCAGCGAGAAGCTGCGCGAGATCATCTGGACGCCGGTCGAACGGCTCGCCTTCCATATGCAGAACAATGAATAGGATCAGCCATGGCCGCACCGCTTTTCTTTGTTTTCGCTGGCCTCTTCGGCGCGGCGGGCGTTGCACTTGCCGCCGTCGCCGCCCATGGCGGCGGTGAAGCCGTGCTCGCAGCCTCCGCCTCCGCCATGTGTCTGTCGCACGCCCCTGCCCTCTTGGGTCTCGCAATCGGCATCGAGAAGATCAGAACCGCCCGCCTGGCCGGTTTGTTGATCATCGCTGGCACGCTGTTCTTTGCCGGCGATCTCGCGATGCTGCGGTTTGTGGGGATCGGACTATTTCCCTATGCCGCGCCGACCGGCGGCTGGGCGATGATGCTGGGTTGGCTGGCGATCGCCACCGGCGGCCTGATGCGCACCAAACCATAAGGTCAGCGTTGCGGCACGCGGCCGAAGCGCAGCAGGTTGCCGTGCGGATCATGGATGTAGAATTCCTCCATGTTCCACGGTCGCACTTCCATATCGGTTAGACGACTGACGCCCTTCGCGCGATATTCCGCATGAAGGGCGGCAATACGCCCGCCGCGCAGATAGACCGACGTCTTCTCCGGCAGGCCGGTATCGTCGGTGCGCCAGAAATGCAGCTCCATCTCATCGCGCCTGACGATCAGGTAGTCAGGCGTTTGGTGCACGATCTGCGCAAAGCCGAGCTCGTCGCGATAAAAGGCAAGCGTCTCGGCAATGTCGAGCGACGGCAGGACCGGCAGGACCTCGATACGGTCCGGATCCCCGCTCATATGCCGTCCACGACGTTGAAGCCTTCGAACACCGGCGGCCCCTTGTACATCACCTTGTGCTCGCCCGCATTGCGGTGCGCTGCGCGGAAGTTCTCCGATTTCGTCCAGTTCTGGAAATCCTCCTCGCTCTGCCAGAGCGTATGCGAGGAAAATAGCGTATAGCCTTCCTCCGCATTGGCCTTTCCACGCAGCAGGCGGAACTCGATGAAGCCCGGCACCTGCGAGAGGCTGGAATCGCGGCTGCGCCAGACATTCTCAAAATCCGCCTCGGCGCCGGTCGCGACCTTGAAGCGGTTCATCGCAATATACATCGAAAGCTCCTCACACCTTACTGCCGTCCGCGCGGGCCTGCGGGAAGGCAACGACATTATTGCCGTTTGCCGCCTCGCGGCCAAGTGCTGCATCGGCCTTTTCGCCCGGCATGCGCGCTTCCCAGACGGGAAACTCGGTCACGTTCGGATAAAGGTACTCGCGCTCGGCATTTTTCACCAGGAGGTCGTAAAGTTCGGGCACAAGGCCGTCACCATTCTGCGCGGCGAGCTTGTGCAGGCCGATCATCATGAACCCGTCAGGGTGCTGATCTTTCATCGGGAATTGTCTCGTTCGTTCATGGTCTGCAGCGCACGCTCGAGGCTCGATTTGCTGCCGTTGCGCAGTGGAATGAAGGCCTTGCCGAACTTCTTGCAGCCGGTCTTCACACGCAGGCAGGCATCGTGGCTGATACAGTCGATCGGGCAGAACACGCAGTCGACGGAGGGAAGCACTGTATCGATACGGGAGACCGCCTCGCGCAGACCGCCATCGTGATGGATCAGTTCGGCACCGAAGTTGCTCGCGATCTGGCGAAGATGCGCCACCTGGCAATCGCGGCCGCCGACATAGAGGAAACTGCGGCCATCCAGTTTGGATCGTCCAGGATCCTGCTGCGTCGCCTGCGCTGCCACATCCGCGCTGACGCGGATTTCCCGGTTTAGTCCCTTCTTCGCCTTCCGAGCCATTTACCACCCGTTCGCTCGTTGATCGTCACACGATTCTAACGTGTGCGAACGGACCTTATTAAACTTGATTTTTAGAGTAAAGTATAAAGTTGACAGTTTTTGTCATATTATCTTTGATTGATAGCAATTGGCACGGACATGAGCATGGTCTGGCCGCCCGGCGGCGGAGTAAATGGCGCGGCACGCCGCACAGCATCAAGGGCAAATTGATCAACCTTAGGATCGCCGGATCCTCTGGACACACGAACGGAGTTTAAGCCGCCGCTACCGCTCACCGAGAACGTGATTACTACATCTCCCTCGATCCCGCGCGGCGTCCTGATCGCACGTCGAATGCGGCTCCTAACCTTACCGGCATAATTCGCCTTGGCCGCGGTGCCTATGCCACTGTTGTTACTCGCTGCCTGCGAATTGCGATCCGAACTTGCCATCTCGCTTCCGTCGCTGGCCCCTCGCTTGGAATCCTGCTTGTTCTCGCCTTGCGATCCAGCGACCTTCTTCTCCACCTTCCTCGGCGGCTGCTTCTTTTCCACAGGCTTCTCAACCGGCTGAACCGCCTTCGGCTTCGGCGTCGGTGCGGGTGCCTCTTCGGGCTTTACCGGCTCCGGTAGCGCTTCGGCGGTCTCCACAGGCTCTACGGGCTTCACCTCCTCTGGCACCTCCGTCGCCATCGGCTGCACAACCGATGTCTCTGCCGGAACATTCGACGTCAGCACTTCAGGTTCCGCCGCCGTCACCGTCTCGGGGGAGACGCGTGTAACCTCCTGCACCGGCGGCACGGCCTCCGCCTGGATTGGCTGCACCGTTTCTGGCGGAACCTCCGTCGGCTGTTCCGTAGGCTGCACGATCTGCGGCTGTACCGTCTCGGCGACGATCTCTTCCGGCTGCGGCTCCACTTGCAGGTCCGGATCGCCGGCAGAGGCCTGGTCGGCTTCTGAATCACCGAGAATGATGACGCTCACGGTCTCGCCTGCTTCTTCCTCCGGTTCGTGCGGTGTCACGACGAGGCCGACAGCCAGGACGGTGAAGAGAATGGCGTGAAAAGCAAAGGAGGTGAGGCAGGCAATGAAGACGCGGCGCTTGCCCGGCTTCGGCTCATTCACTTGCTTTTCAAGGGCGCTTTGGTCCATCGGCGGTGCATCTGCCGCCACTGTCGTTTGTGCCTGCGGATGTTCCGGAAAAGATTCAATCAGCGAGAGACGCGCATAGTGCACCACGGCTTCTGCGGCGGGCTGGCGCTGCGCATTCCGCAACTCGGGCATTTCATGGCCGGGATGGATGCCCGGCGCATTGTCGTTCAGGCCGTCAGCATCCTGCTCCACGATGAAATCGCGTCGCGACCTGGATCTCGCTGAAACTGCCATGTGCCCTGCCCCGGCCGGTTTGAAACTGAAACCCGCCGGAGATCATCCCCGGCATGAACTGCTCATCCCTCGAAGGGAACGGAAATCTGCGAACGGGTGACGAGGCCCTTCATGCATTCGCCGGCGGCCGGGCCATCGCAGACCGGCGTGTCGTTGATGAGGATGCGGGTTACGGCCTCACACTTCACATTCGGCATGTCGAACTGCCGCACGCGTTTCTTGCCTTGCGGCAGATCGCGGAAGTCGAGCACGGTGATCTTGTCGACGGCATTCTTGTCGTTGAACAAAGCAAGCTCGAAGGAGATCTTGTTGACGGGCGCGGCAAGCTTGTTGAGTGCCACGAAGGTCATCATGCAGCCCTTCTGCGAGGGCGTTAGCGCATTCAATTCGACTTCGAGGACATTCGCGGGGGCCGCCGCGGCGGCATTCTGCGCATAAGCGGGGCAAAGAGTTCCGGTCGCCAGCAATCCGCCTGCCACAAATGCCGCAAATCCGCCCGCCGCCATCACCGCTTCTCCATGTAATTTCTAAAACTTGACTTGAAAAGTCCGCTATTGCGTCTTTAAAAAATGGTGACTATGAAAGTCAAGTTAATTGTATCAACGCCGGAGGAAAACAAGCTCCGGCGCCAGCGGAAATTGCCAACCAAAATGATGGTTGAGAAGCCAGACACTTTTATGCATGCGCCTCTCCCGCGGGAGGGAGCCGAAATCCGCACCATCGAAAGCGCGGACATTTTCCGCGGTGCGAACGAGATCATGATCCGGCATGACGGCGTGGTCTACCGCATGAAAATTACCCGGCAGGGCAAACTCATTCTTAATAAGTGAGGGTAGCAGATGACTGACAAGACCAGACCGGCACCGGCCGAAATTCGCGCGTTCCGCGCCGAAAATCCGCAGATGCGCGAGCGCGATATCGCGGCGCGGCTGAACGTTTCCGAAGCGGCCCTGGTCGCCGCCGAAGTCGGCATTTCCGCGACGCGCATTGACGCCAGTGCGCTGAAGCTTCTGGAACGCGTGGCCGAACTCGGTGAAGTCCTTGCGCTCTCGCGCAATGAAAGCGCCGTCCACGAAAAAATCGGTGTCTTCGAAAACATCAAGATGGGCACACAGAGCGCAATCGTGCTCGGCGAAAACATCGACCTTCGCATCTTCCCGAGCCGCTGGGTCCATGGCTTTGCCGTCACGAAGAAGAACGGCGACGAGGAGCGCCTCAGCCTGCAGTATTTCGACAAGACGGGCAACGCGGTCCACAAAGTGCATCTGCGCCCGAATTCGAACGTCGAGGCCTACCGCTCGATCGTCGCCGATCTGAAGCTCGACGATCAGTCGCAGGAACTCATCGAGGCCGAAATCTCCGCTTCCGAGGATGAGAGCGGCAACGTCGGTCGTGACGAGCTGCGCCACAACTGGAGCAAGCTCACGGACACGCATGAATTCTTCGGCATGCTGAAGCGCCTCAAGATCGGCCGTCAGGCTGCGCTGCACACGGTCGGCGACGATTACGCCTGGAAGCTCGACAACACCGCGACGGCCGATATGATGCATGCCTCCGTCAAGGCCGGTCTGCCGATCATGTGCTTTGTCGCGAACAACGGCATCGTGCAGATCCATTCCGGGCCGATCTTCAACGTTCAGGCGATGGGACCGTGGATCAACATCATGGATCCAACCTTCCACCTGCATCTGCGCCAGGACCATATCGCCGAGACCTGGGCCGTGAGAAAGCCCACCAAGGACGGCCACGTTACCTCGCTGGAAGCCTATGACGCCAAGGGCGAGATGATCATCCAGTTCTTCGGCAAGCGGAAGGAGGGTTTCGACGAGCGCACCGATTGGCGCGAGATCATCGAAAGCCTGTCGAAGGCCGAAGCGAGCGTCGCAGCGTAAGGAACGGAACGATGAAAATACCTTCGAACCTGCGCAGCTTCCGGCTTTGGAAACTGGCGCTGACGGCGGCCGTTATGGTGCTGCCTTTGCTGCCCGCCGCGACGGCGGACAATAGCTTCATCCGGGCCGCGCATGCCGAGGAACCGAAAAAGATCGACACTTCGCGTCTCGTCGCCATCGGTGGAGACGTGACGGAGATCGTCTACGCGCTCGGCGAAGAAAGCCGCCTCATCGCTCGCGATTCCACCAGCATCTACCCCATTGCGGCCATGAAGCTGCCGGATGTGGGCTATATGCGGGCTCTCTCGCCGGAAGGCATCCTCGCCGTCAACCCGACCGCAATCATCGCCGTCGAAGGCTCCGGCCCGCCGGAAGCGCTGACCGTCCTGAAGAACGCCAGCGTGCC from Rhizobium sullae includes:
- a CDS encoding Gfo/Idh/MocA family protein encodes the protein MRLLVLGTGVMAKNQLDHFTRISGLEVVGAVDTDATRLAAFADKFAIEKRFLTLEEAIAWGGFDAATNVTPDRVHHPTTMALIAAGKHVFCEKPLAESYPKALEMTEAAETAGVVNMVNLTYRNVAPLQRAREMVLAGELGTIKHVEASYLQSWLVSRAWGDWRTESTWLWRLSTGHGSTGVLGDVGIHILDFASYGAATDIDHVFARLKTFNKVPGGQIGEYMLDANDSFTMSVDFANGALGVVHASRWATGHLNELKLRIYGERGSLEVNHRPSGSDLHGCLGGDVESATWREIEVAPVLTNYQRFAEAVMSGLQPDPNFRHAANLQKVIDLAMVAERERRELKV
- a CDS encoding antibiotic biosynthesis monooxygenase family protein, which translates into the protein MYIAMNRFKVATGAEADFENVWRSRDSSLSQVPGFIEFRLLRGKANAEEGYTLFSSHTLWQSEEDFQNWTKSENFRAAHRNAGEHKVMYKGPPVFEGFNVVDGI
- the hemP gene encoding hemin uptake protein HemP, with the translated sequence MMVEKPDTFMHAPLPREGAEIRTIESADIFRGANEIMIRHDGVVYRMKITRQGKLILNK
- a CDS encoding bleomycin resistance protein; its protein translation is MSGDPDRIEVLPVLPSLDIAETLAFYRDELGFAQIVHQTPDYLIVRRDEMELHFWRTDDTGLPEKTSVYLRGGRIAALHAEYRAKGVSRLTDMEVRPWNMEEFYIHDPHGNLLRFGRVPQR
- a CDS encoding DUF2325 domain-containing protein, with the translated sequence MARKAKKGLNREIRVSADVAAQATQQDPGRSKLDGRSFLYVGGRDCQVAHLRQIASNFGAELIHHDGGLREAVSRIDTVLPSVDCVFCPIDCISHDACLRVKTGCKKFGKAFIPLRNGSKSSLERALQTMNERDNSR
- a CDS encoding glycosyltransferase is translated as MRVAIVHYWLVSMRGGEKVVEALCDMFPDADIFTLVYDESRVSEKIRGHVVKTSFLQRLPGAIRHYQSLLPLMPFALESLDLSGYDLIISSESGPAKGIIAPPHSTHVCYCHSPMRYIWDHYHVYRSHAGLASRIMLPVIAPLLRSWDVSTSMRVDRFVANSHHVRARIGKYYGRSATVVYPPVAVEDYAPSDAVEDFYLCAGQLVSYKRVDLAVRAFTKMERNLVVIGEGKELAMLKSIAGPSVKFLGRVPFSVLKEKLARCRALIFPGEEDFGLVPVEAMASGRPVIAFGSGGALETVVPEQTGLLFYEQSIEAIIDAVRSFEEHAEEFDPETIRTYAARFSTRNFKFGMDSIIQEELRARKSSTLAAISHAETRRFPLDSVFPVPPPGTDIVH
- a CDS encoding TetR/AcrR family transcriptional regulator, producing MSTAHHRKKQPVLVRRQLLDVAARLASEQGMASVTLDAVSGASGISKGGLLHHFPTKNALLDALFDSLLERFDQELDELMRADPVPHGRFTRAYLFACADISERTDDSRHWTQVTIAMLAEPRLRKRWREWVRERADEYVGTDSSIDAQIVRFAADGLWLADATESHEIGAAERSALIARLTELTKH
- a CDS encoding DUF423 domain-containing protein, with translation MAAPLFFVFAGLFGAAGVALAAVAAHGGGEAVLAASASAMCLSHAPALLGLAIGIEKIRTARLAGLLIIAGTLFFAGDLAMLRFVGIGLFPYAAPTGGWAMMLGWLAIATGGLMRTKP
- a CDS encoding energy transducer TonB; the protein is MAVSARSRSRRDFIVEQDADGLNDNAPGIHPGHEMPELRNAQRQPAAEAVVHYARLSLIESFPEHPQAQTTVAADAPPMDQSALEKQVNEPKPGKRRVFIACLTSFAFHAILFTVLAVGLVVTPHEPEEEAGETVSVIILGDSEADQASAGDPDLQVEPQPEEIVAETVQPQIVQPTEQPTEVPPETVQPIQAEAVPPVQEVTRVSPETVTAAEPEVLTSNVPAETSVVQPMATEVPEEVKPVEPVETAEALPEPVKPEEAPAPTPKPKAVQPVEKPVEKKQPPRKVEKKVAGSQGENKQDSKRGASDGSEMASSDRNSQAASNNSGIGTAAKANYAGKVRSRIRRAIRTPRGIEGDVVITFSVSGSGGLNSVRVSRGSGDPKVDQFALDAVRRAAPFTPPPGGQTMLMSVPIAINQR
- a CDS encoding hemin-degrading factor — its product is MTDKTRPAPAEIRAFRAENPQMRERDIAARLNVSEAALVAAEVGISATRIDASALKLLERVAELGEVLALSRNESAVHEKIGVFENIKMGTQSAIVLGENIDLRIFPSRWVHGFAVTKKNGDEERLSLQYFDKTGNAVHKVHLRPNSNVEAYRSIVADLKLDDQSQELIEAEISASEDESGNVGRDELRHNWSKLTDTHEFFGMLKRLKIGRQAALHTVGDDYAWKLDNTATADMMHASVKAGLPIMCFVANNGIVQIHSGPIFNVQAMGPWINIMDPTFHLHLRQDHIAETWAVRKPTKDGHVTSLEAYDAKGEMIIQFFGKRKEGFDERTDWREIIESLSKAEASVAA
- a CDS encoding group II truncated hemoglobin produces the protein MTEEVITLYQAIGGDHTVRTLTHRFYELMDTLPDAKHVRAVHPPSLEGSEEKFYEYLTGYFGGPPLYTDKRGHPRLRSRHLVATIGPVERDEWLFCFRRALDETIASEKLREIIWTPVERLAFHMQNNE
- a CDS encoding DMT family transporter, which translates into the protein MSPAAVYALLLAAIVLEVIGTTALQLSQQLTRFWPSVLLVACYTTSFYVLSLTLKVIPVGIAYAIWSALGIVLISAVGLVCFKQRLDVPAMIGLALIIAGVVVVNLFSKSISH